The Xiphophorus couchianus chromosome 3, X_couchianus-1.0, whole genome shotgun sequence genome segment GCAGCCTGTCTCTTCACCAGAGGTATATATCATGGGCTGAGGTGCACCAGGTTATGATTGGACCGTCTGAGTGGAGGGAGGGGAGAGGAACTGTATGCATCCTTTACGTTAGCGTACAGCAGGTCCAGAGTTCTGTCCTCTCTGGTGGAACAGCTCACATACTGGCCGGGTTTTGTCCATGGTGACATGATTAAAATCACCCGAGACAACCATGAATGCAGTTGGATGTTCATGAAGCGTTGTAGCTCGCTTCAGTCGGCAAGCAAGCTAGAGGAGTGGATGATGTCACAGGCCACCATGGGATTAGCAGGGGGAGGAAAGTAAACAGTCACCACGACAACATGGGAATATTCATGGGACAGGTAAAACGGAAAAAGACCAACCACCAACAGTTCAACATCCAGGCAGCAGAATCTGTCCTTCGCCATTATATGAGCAGGATTGCACCAACGGTTGTTTACTAGAACGGCGAGCCCGCCTCCTTTCCTCTTACCGCTCTGGGTGCAGCCCCCCATCAGCCCAAACGGTCCGGTAGCCCTCGATGGTAACATTGGCATTAGGAATGTCTGGGTGCAGCCATGTCTCCGTAAAACATATTAAACTACATTCCTGGTATTCCTTCTGGCTCCTGGACAGCGATGTTAAGTCATCCATCTTGTTAGACATCGATCTAacgttgccatggtaacagagGGGAGAAACAGCTTATAACTCCTCTTCTCCATAAGCCTCTGTAACCCTAACGCTATCTCGTCACACGGAATTAGCCACGCCCCATGCAGGACAGAACCACGCCCCCTGTGGGACTGAGCACCGTTCCCACAGACTGGTCCAACACAGACCACTCCAGACTTTGCCAAGCCCCTGAGCCACCGttcacactgtaaaacatgacaGAACTCGAAGGcatcttgaaaatattttattactgcaGCAGGtgaacaaccaatcaggaaCCTCCTACACAGATGCCCCGCCCCCTGCATCATGAAACCCAATCTACACCCAGACCAGAACCAACCACATCAACCAGATTACACATGTTGGCGCTGCTACGATTTATGGGTGGTGCTGAGACCAAacgttgccatggaaacagtAAGTTGGTGTCAGGTAGAGAGAAGGcagtgaaggaggaggaggagctgctgatgAAGATCAGCCCTGGACACAATTCCATGGAGATGAGCCGGAAAACCGACCCAGGAAGAGTTCCTTAAAAACTCCCAACATAAACAAAGCAGCATAAATAAACCACAGTCTGAAGGTCTGTACAaccagcaggtcaaaggtcagcaggGTCAGGCTTCGGCCTCCACATTCACCCGGTCTGATCCGTCAGAGGTCATCTGAGGTCATCATCTTCTCAGCTTCTCATCGTACCTGTGAAGGACGGAGACATGAGACAGATGGAGACAGACGATTCATGGAGTTTAAATCGATTCATCGGTGATTTAAGCATCAGGAGAAAAATTAGACCAAGAGAGAAAGGTCAAATAATAAAACGTCTAAAACAAAGATCTGGAAAAACTTCAGTCACTGAAGGAACAGGTGAACACATGAACAGAGACAGGGACAGTACGGATACAGAAGAGACAAATCGACCTACATGCTAAACAGCAGCATGTAGCTATTCTGTTCATGGGACACGAacagaataacaaaaaacagttcAGGATCTGCAGAATGAGAGTAAAATAGAGCAAGAGCAGACCGAATAACAGTAGAATAACAGAGTAGCAGCAGCGTTAGCTCAACGATAGCTCAGCGTTAGCTCAGCGTTAGCTCAACGATAGCTCAGTGTTAGCTCAATGATAGCTCAGCGTTAGCTCAACGATAGCTCAGCGTTAGCTCAACGATAGCTTAGTGTTAGCTCAACGATAGCTCAGCGTTAGCTCAACGATAGCTTAGTGTTAGCTCAGCGTTAGCTCAACGATAGCTTAGTGTTAGCTCAGCGTTAGCTCAACGATAGCTCAGTGTTAGCTCAATGATAGCTCAGTGTTAGCTCAACGATAGCTCAGTGTTAGCTCAAAGATAGCTCAGCGTTAGCTCAACGATAGCTCAGTGTTAGCTCAACGTTAGCTCAGCGTTAGCTCAACGATAGCTCAGCGTTAGCTCAACGATAGCTTAGTGTTAGCTCAGCGTTAGCTCAACGATAGCTTAGTGTTAGCTCAGCGTTAGCTCAACGATAGCTCAGTGTTAGCTCAACGATAGCTCAGCGTTAGCTCAACGATAGCTCAGCGTTAGCTCAACAATAGCTTAGTGTTAGCTCAACGATAGCTCAGCGTTAGCTCAACGATAGCTTAGCGTTAGCTCAACGATAGCTCAGTGTTAGCTCAACGATAGCTCAGCGTTAGCTCAACGATAGCTCAGCGTTAGCTCAACGATAGCTCAGCGTTAGCTCAACGATAGCTCAGCGTTAGCTCAGCGTTAGCTCAGGAATGTTTCAGCTCTTACTGTCGGATTGCCTCTGGGATCTGCAGCCTGTCTGTGGGGACGAACTGCGACAGCTGCTCCAGGTTCTGAACGAAGCGAATCTTCCTGCTAAATTTGTCACTATGGAAAACAggtgaggtcaaaggtcacaatAAGTTCTCTGATCATGGTCCCAAGATGCTAATAGACAAGTTAATGAAAAGTAATGAAAAGATTCTCAGTGTTTGGCCTGATTTCCTGCGAGTCTGTGTGGGACCAGTATGTGTGGGACCAGTGTGTGTATGGGACCAGTGTGTGCGCTGCAGACCTGATGAAGGGTTTGACCAGTGTGATCAGAGCCTTGATGTACCAGGCCGGATGCACCACCAGCAGGCCCTTCAGGTCCTTCTTCAACCTGCACAGAAACACCTGCTGAGCAGCTAGCTCCACCCGCCCGCCCTGCCCCGCTGGAGGAATCCATCCTACCTCCTGTCGATGGAGGTGTAGCACTGGTGGAGCCACTTGATGGCTGGCAGCTTGTTCCTGGGAGCCATGGCGCACAGGTAGACCAGCAGGTAGTTCTCTGAAACCATCAGGTCCAGCGTTCCCACGATGTACCTGCAGGAGAACCAGAGCCGGGTCACCTGACCGTCCAGGTGGGCTTCTGCTCCGTGAGTCCACGCCCAAACACACCTGAACAGGTTCTCCATGACGTACTCATAGTCCTCCACTGTGTTCTCTGGCAGGTAACAGGAAGTAAACAGAATTATGGCGTTCATCCCGTCTCCGTAGTAACCTGCCAATGACAGGTAATTTCACTCGGTTGTCACGGTGACCACAGAAATCGATCTGATTAAGGTTAAGGCTTGCTACAGGTGTGTTCCATGGTTGTTCCAGGTGTGTTGCAGGTGTTCATGTGACTGCGTGTTTCCCGGGTTTCAGACGCTGCAGGTGAGTTACTGTGTTTGAGGTGTGTTACAGGTGAGTTGCAGGTGCgtgtgtgacctctgacctccatgTGACAGGACCTGCAGGTATGGCTCCAGGACGCTCATGTTGACCTGGTACTCTTGTCCGGATATGGAGAACCGCCTCCACCGGCGGCCATGTTGGTCCACCTGGTCCAACTCCATCAGACCCTCGCTGGGCTCCGCCGCGCCCACGGACCGCCCCCTCCCCATCTCGGGCAGGTCGTCTGTCAGGAAGAGGTCAGAAGTCAGCATCCGAGCAGCGGCTCCTTTAGCTCCGCCTCCCCGCCGCCTCACCTTCCCACTCCAGGTCGTGCACGCCGTCCGGCAGCGTCCCCGACTCGCTGCCAGACGGCGTCTCCAGGTCCTCCACCTTGATGTCCAGTGACAGCGAGTCGTCCGGCGTCCCGGACAGTGCCGCCGCCGAGAAGCTGTCGCTGTTCGGGTCGCTGAGGGCCGGCGCCGTCAGCCGCTTCCTGGCCCCGCCCCCGCCCGACGGGACCAGgctggtgggcggggctaacgAGAGGTCGGGATCGGGTTTGATTAGGTTCGGTTCAATGGATCGATGGCATCCGTTTGGACCGGAACCAGAGACTCACCTGAGTCTGCGGCGCCTCCTGCTGGACCCTCGGTATCCTCTAGGAGCGGCCTGAGGACCGGGTCAGAACAGAACCACCGGGTCATAACAGATCAGCAGCAGAACCCGGTCCAGTAAAACCAGTGAAGGTTCTAGAGGATTTGATGTAATAATGCTGatcagaaccttcagaaccGTCCTtaattctggttctgctggaaggtTCTTCCTgcccactgtcaccacatgcttgcTCGGCTTGAGGCCGTCATCTGGCCTGAAGCTGAGTAAGCGGGCCGGTACTGGTTCTGCTGGACGCGGGCTTACCTGGGGAAGCCGTCGTCCAGCCACTCCTCCCTCAGCTCCATGTCCTGGATGCTGCCGGGCCACGGGGTTTCCTCAGCCGCCCTGCAGGGGCCAAATACACAGTTAGCGTGcagctgatgatgtcacaga includes the following:
- the LOC114141902 gene encoding bcl-2/adenovirus E1B 19 kDa-interacting protein 2-like protein isoform X2 is translated as MELREEWLDDGFPRPLLEDTEGPAGGAADSAPPTSLVPSGGGGARKRLTAPALSDPNSDSFSAAALSGTPDDSLSLDIKVEDLETPSGSESGTLPDGVHDLEWEDDLPEMGRGRSVGAAEPSEGLMELDQVDQHGRRWRRFSISGQEYQVNMSVLEPYLQVLSHGGYYGDGMNAIILFTSCYLPENTVEDYEYVMENLFRYIVGTLDLMVSENYLLVYLCAMAPRNKLPAIKWLHQCYTSIDRRLKKDLKGLLVVHPAWYIKALITLVKPFISDKFSRKIRFVQNLEQLSQFVPTDRLQIPEAIRQYDEKLRR
- the LOC114141902 gene encoding bcl-2/adenovirus E1B 19 kDa-interacting protein 2-like protein isoform X1, coding for MSSPTGQMDGTTEDRAAEETPWPGSIQDMELREEWLDDGFPRPLLEDTEGPAGGAADSAPPTSLVPSGGGGARKRLTAPALSDPNSDSFSAAALSGTPDDSLSLDIKVEDLETPSGSESGTLPDGVHDLEWEDDLPEMGRGRSVGAAEPSEGLMELDQVDQHGRRWRRFSISGQEYQVNMSVLEPYLQVLSHGGYYGDGMNAIILFTSCYLPENTVEDYEYVMENLFRYIVGTLDLMVSENYLLVYLCAMAPRNKLPAIKWLHQCYTSIDRRLKKDLKGLLVVHPAWYIKALITLVKPFISDKFSRKIRFVQNLEQLSQFVPTDRLQIPEAIRQYDEKLRR
- the LOC114141902 gene encoding bcl-2/adenovirus E1B 19 kDa-interacting protein 2-like protein isoform X3, producing the protein MTRWFCSDPVLRPLLEDTEGPAGGAADSAPPTSLVPSGGGGARKRLTAPALSDPNSDSFSAAALSGTPDDSLSLDIKVEDLETPSGSESGTLPDGVHDLEWEDDLPEMGRGRSVGAAEPSEGLMELDQVDQHGRRWRRFSISGQEYQVNMSVLEPYLQVLSHGGYYGDGMNAIILFTSCYLPENTVEDYEYVMENLFRYIVGTLDLMVSENYLLVYLCAMAPRNKLPAIKWLHQCYTSIDRRLKKDLKGLLVVHPAWYIKALITLVKPFISDKFSRKIRFVQNLEQLSQFVPTDRLQIPEAIRQYDEKLRR